The Prevotella melaninogenica genome has a segment encoding these proteins:
- a CDS encoding CTP synthase yields the protein MAETKYIFVTGGVVSSLGKGIISSSIGKLLQARGYNITIQKFDPYINIDPGTLNPYEHGECYVTEDGMETDLDLGHYERFTGIKTTKANSMTTGRIYKSVIDKERRGDYLGKTIQVVPHITDEIKRNIKLLGQKYHYDFVITEIGGTIGDIESAPFLEAIRQLKWELGKRAINLHLTYVPYLKAAGELKTKPTQHSVKELQSVGIQPDVLVLRTEKHLDDDIRKKVAAFCNVDFDCVVQSEDLPSIYDVPVNMLEQGLDAAILRKCGEEVGPKPALGPWKEFLDRQRKATKEVHIGLVGKYDLQDAYKSIREGLLQAGTYNDRKTVITFINSEELTEENVAEKLKGQDGIVVCPGFGQRGIEGKIVAAHYTRTHDIPTFGICLGMQMMVIEFAHNVLGYKDANSREIDEKTTHNVIDIMEEQKNITNMGGTMRLGAYECVLRQGSHTFNIYKQEHIQERHRHRYEFNNDYEKEFEKHGMMCVGRNPESDLVEIVEIPGLKWYIGTQFHPEYQSTVLGPHPLFLDFVKTSIENQKNK from the coding sequence GTGGCTGAAACAAAGTACATTTTCGTTACGGGCGGCGTAGTTTCTTCACTTGGTAAAGGAATTATCTCGTCATCAATCGGTAAGCTTCTTCAAGCAAGAGGTTACAACATTACCATTCAGAAATTTGATCCGTACATCAACATTGACCCGGGTACGCTGAACCCTTACGAGCACGGTGAGTGCTACGTAACAGAGGATGGTATGGAGACCGACCTCGACCTTGGTCACTATGAGCGCTTCACAGGTATTAAGACCACAAAAGCCAACTCTATGACTACGGGACGTATCTATAAGAGCGTTATTGACAAGGAGCGTCGTGGTGACTACTTGGGCAAGACTATTCAGGTTGTTCCTCATATTACGGACGAAATCAAACGTAATATTAAGCTTTTGGGGCAGAAGTATCACTATGACTTTGTGATTACTGAGATTGGTGGTACTATTGGTGACATTGAGTCAGCTCCATTCCTTGAGGCTATTCGCCAGTTGAAGTGGGAATTGGGTAAGCGTGCTATCAATCTTCACCTGACATATGTTCCTTATCTTAAGGCTGCAGGTGAGTTGAAGACAAAGCCAACTCAGCACAGTGTAAAGGAGTTGCAGAGTGTGGGTATTCAGCCAGATGTCCTTGTGTTGCGCACAGAAAAGCATCTTGATGATGATATTCGTAAGAAGGTTGCAGCTTTCTGTAATGTTGATTTCGACTGCGTTGTACAGAGTGAGGATCTCCCAAGTATCTATGATGTTCCTGTAAATATGTTAGAGCAGGGTTTGGATGCTGCTATTCTGCGTAAGTGCGGTGAGGAAGTTGGTCCTAAACCTGCGCTCGGTCCTTGGAAGGAGTTCCTTGATCGTCAGCGTAAAGCTACTAAGGAAGTACACATTGGACTTGTTGGTAAATATGACTTACAGGATGCTTATAAGAGTATTCGTGAAGGATTGTTGCAGGCTGGAACCTATAACGACCGTAAAACAGTTATTACCTTTATCAATTCTGAGGAACTGACAGAGGAGAATGTAGCAGAGAAACTTAAGGGACAGGACGGTATTGTGGTTTGTCCAGGCTTTGGTCAGCGTGGTATTGAGGGTAAGATCGTTGCTGCTCACTATACACGTACACACGATATCCCAACCTTCGGTATCTGTCTTGGTATGCAGATGATGGTGATTGAGTTTGCCCATAATGTCCTTGGTTATAAGGATGCTAACTCACGAGAGATAGATGAGAAGACTACACACAATGTGATTGATATTATGGAGGAGCAGAAGAATATCACCAATATGGGTGGTACGATGCGCCTTGGAGCCTATGAGTGTGTATTGCGTCAGGGTTCACATACCTTTAATATCTATAAGCAAGAGCATATACAGGAGCGCCATCGTCATCGTTATGAGTTCAATAACGACTATGAGAAGGAGTTTGAGAAGCATGGTATGATGTGTGTTGGTCGCAACCCAGAGAGCGACTTGGTTGAAATCGTTGAGATACCAGGCTTGAAGTGGTACATTGGAACACAGTTCCACCCAGAGTATCAGTCAACTGTACTCGGTCCACATCCGCTCTTCCTCGACTTCGTAAAGACTTCAATTGAAAATCAGAAAAACAAATAA
- a CDS encoding MFS transporter, which yields MTDKIQTSLRDSAAMRWTALLLLSLAMFCAYIFVDILSPIKELMQEQRGWDSTAFGTMQGSETFLNVFVFFLIFAGIILDKMGVRFTAILSGAVMLCGALIKYYAISDSFAGSALDVWFTNNLNHIPVFEQLGVSPFYQGMPASAKVAACGFMIFGCGVEMAGITVSRGIVKWFKGREMALAMGSEMALARLGVATCMIFSPFFAKLGGDINVSRSVAFGVVLICIALMMFIVYFFMDKKLDSQTGEAEEKDDPFKISDLGKILSSMGFWLVALLCVLYYSAIFPFQKYAVNMLQCNLTFHELPAGSFWASSSVTIVQYVIMLVVAATAFMFNFMKNKALKNTMLFFSVLSLVVYCYMGYMRQSAESIFAVFPLLAVGITPILGSYVDHKGKAASMLVLGSLLLIVCHLTFAFVLPQFKSSQVGGVIVAYVTILVLGASFSLVPASLWPSVPKLVDAKIIGSAYALIFWIQNIGLWLFPLLIGKVLDKTNVGVTDPTQLNYTAPLVMLAGLGVIALIIGLTLKVVDKKRNLGLEEPNIKE from the coding sequence ATGACTGATAAAATTCAAACATCATTGAGAGATTCAGCAGCGATGCGCTGGACGGCTCTCCTTCTTTTATCCCTGGCAATGTTCTGTGCCTACATCTTTGTTGATATCCTTTCTCCAATCAAGGAGTTGATGCAGGAGCAGAGAGGTTGGGACTCAACCGCATTCGGTACTATGCAGGGTTCAGAGACATTCCTTAATGTCTTCGTGTTCTTCCTCATCTTCGCAGGTATCATCCTCGATAAGATGGGCGTTCGTTTCACTGCTATCTTGTCTGGTGCAGTGATGTTATGCGGTGCTTTAATCAAGTACTATGCCATCAGCGACAGCTTTGCTGGTAGTGCACTTGACGTATGGTTTACCAATAACCTCAACCACATTCCTGTCTTTGAGCAGTTGGGTGTATCTCCTTTCTATCAGGGAATGCCAGCCTCTGCAAAGGTAGCAGCTTGTGGTTTCATGATATTTGGTTGTGGCGTTGAGATGGCAGGTATCACTGTTTCTCGTGGTATTGTAAAGTGGTTCAAGGGTCGTGAGATGGCATTGGCAATGGGTTCAGAGATGGCTTTGGCTCGTCTTGGCGTTGCTACCTGTATGATTTTCTCACCATTCTTTGCTAAACTCGGTGGCGATATTAATGTTTCTCGTTCTGTAGCTTTCGGTGTAGTACTTATCTGTATTGCATTGATGATGTTCATCGTTTACTTCTTCATGGATAAGAAGCTCGACTCACAGACAGGTGAGGCAGAGGAGAAAGACGATCCATTCAAGATTAGCGACCTCGGTAAGATTCTGTCAAGTATGGGCTTCTGGCTCGTAGCATTGCTCTGTGTACTTTACTACTCAGCTATCTTCCCATTCCAGAAGTACGCTGTAAATATGCTTCAGTGTAACCTTACCTTCCACGAACTTCCTGCAGGTTCATTCTGGGCTTCATCAAGTGTGACTATCGTACAGTACGTTATCATGCTCGTTGTTGCTGCAACTGCATTCATGTTCAACTTCATGAAGAATAAGGCTTTGAAGAACACTATGCTCTTCTTTTCTGTTTTGAGCCTTGTAGTTTATTGCTACATGGGTTATATGCGTCAGTCTGCAGAGTCTATCTTTGCTGTATTCCCATTGCTCGCAGTAGGTATTACACCAATCCTTGGTAGCTATGTTGACCATAAGGGTAAGGCAGCGTCTATGCTCGTTTTGGGTTCATTACTTCTGATTGTTTGTCACCTCACTTTTGCCTTTGTTCTTCCACAGTTCAAGTCAAGCCAGGTAGGTGGCGTTATCGTTGCTTATGTAACCATCCTCGTTCTCGGTGCTTCTTTCTCACTTGTACCAGCTTCATTGTGGCCAAGTGTTCCAAAGCTCGTAGATGCAAAGATTATCGGTTCTGCTTACGCCCTTATCTTCTGGATTCAGAATATTGGTTTGTGGTTGTTCCCACTCCTTATTGGTAAGGTACTTGATAAGACAAACGTAGGTGTTACTGACCCAACACAGCTCAACTACACAGCTCCGTTGGTTATGCTTGCTGGTTTGGGTGTGATTGCTCTTATCATTGGTCTTACTTTGAAGGTAGTAGATAAGAAGCGCAACCTCGGTTTGGAAGAGCCAAATATCAAGGAATAA
- a CDS encoding S9 family peptidase — translation MNKNLTMAMTAALMMSGSVAQAQDVNIGRNNITLTSDLMTPETLWAMGRIGAAQASPDGKKIVYQVGYYSVKENKGHQVLRVMDADGKNDRLLTTSAKSEGDAAWLDNNTLAFLTGGQLWTMNADGTNRKQLTHSDIDIEGFRFSPDRKRVVLIKSIPYYGTIKQNPSDLPKATGMVITDMNYRHWDHYVTTNAHPFVADVTAEGVGASVDVLEGEPYESPLAPFGGIEQIDWSKDSKLIAYTCRKKEGTQYAISTDADIYIYNVESRQTKNLCKPADYVEPKIDATKSMRNQAVNHQAGDMNVGYDVNPKFSPDGKYIAWQSMKNDGYESDRNRLCVYDLATGKKTYVTESFDSNVDDYTWSLNSKDLYFIGVWHATVNVYQTNLKGEVKQLTEGDHNYVSISLLGDKKLLAIRQSISQANEIFAITPAKKEKASVQTQLSFENKHIYDQLALGDVKSRWVKTTDGKEMMEWVITPPHFDPNKKYPTLLFCEGGPQSPVSQFWSYRWNFQIMAANGYVIIAPNRRGLPGFGSAWNEEVSTDWTGQCMNDYLSAIDDAANNLPFVDKDRLGAVGASFGGFSVYYLAGIHNKRFKCFISHDGAFNLESMYTDTEEAWFSNWEYDDAYWNKDKSEAAKRTYANSPHLNVDKWDTPILCIHGEKDYRINANQGMGAFNAARLRGIPAELLLYPDENHWVLKPQNSVLWQRTFFNWLDRWLKK, via the coding sequence ATGAACAAAAACTTAACCATGGCAATGACTGCGGCTCTGATGATGAGTGGTAGCGTTGCACAAGCACAGGATGTGAACATCGGACGTAACAATATTACGCTGACAAGTGACCTCATGACTCCTGAGACACTTTGGGCTATGGGACGTATCGGTGCTGCACAAGCCTCACCTGATGGCAAGAAGATTGTCTATCAGGTGGGTTATTACAGTGTCAAAGAAAACAAAGGACACCAGGTACTACGCGTGATGGATGCCGATGGTAAGAACGACCGTCTGCTGACTACCTCTGCAAAGAGTGAGGGTGATGCAGCATGGCTCGACAACAACACCTTGGCATTCCTTACAGGTGGACAGCTGTGGACAATGAATGCAGACGGTACTAACCGAAAGCAGTTGACACATTCGGATATCGACATCGAAGGTTTCCGATTCTCTCCAGACCGTAAGCGTGTTGTTCTTATCAAGAGCATCCCTTACTATGGCACTATCAAGCAGAACCCAAGCGACTTACCAAAGGCTACAGGTATGGTTATCACCGATATGAACTATCGTCATTGGGACCATTATGTTACAACAAATGCACATCCTTTTGTGGCAGATGTAACTGCTGAGGGTGTTGGTGCGAGTGTTGATGTACTCGAAGGTGAACCTTATGAGAGTCCGTTGGCACCATTCGGTGGTATCGAGCAGATTGATTGGAGCAAAGACTCTAAACTTATTGCTTATACCTGCCGTAAGAAAGAAGGCACACAATATGCCATCTCTACCGATGCCGACATATATATATATAATGTGGAGAGTCGTCAAACAAAGAACCTCTGCAAGCCAGCCGACTATGTTGAGCCAAAGATTGATGCAACAAAGAGTATGCGCAATCAGGCTGTGAATCATCAAGCTGGCGATATGAATGTAGGTTACGATGTTAATCCTAAGTTCTCACCTGACGGCAAGTACATTGCATGGCAAAGTATGAAGAACGATGGTTATGAGAGTGATCGCAACCGCCTCTGTGTCTATGACTTGGCAACAGGCAAGAAGACATACGTTACTGAAAGCTTCGATTCAAATGTAGACGACTACACATGGAGCCTTAATTCAAAGGACCTCTATTTCATTGGTGTATGGCATGCTACAGTGAATGTCTATCAGACGAATCTTAAGGGCGAGGTGAAGCAGCTTACAGAAGGTGATCATAACTATGTAAGCATCTCACTCCTTGGTGATAAGAAGTTGCTTGCTATCCGTCAGAGTATCTCTCAAGCTAATGAAATCTTCGCTATAACTCCTGCTAAGAAGGAGAAGGCAAGCGTTCAGACACAGCTTAGCTTTGAGAACAAGCACATCTATGACCAGTTAGCTTTGGGTGACGTAAAGTCTCGTTGGGTAAAGACAACTGATGGCAAGGAAATGATGGAATGGGTAATTACTCCTCCACACTTCGATCCAAATAAGAAATATCCTACATTGCTCTTCTGTGAAGGCGGACCACAAAGTCCTGTTTCTCAGTTCTGGAGCTATCGTTGGAACTTTCAGATAATGGCAGCCAATGGCTATGTCATCATTGCACCAAACCGTCGTGGCTTGCCGGGCTTTGGTAGTGCATGGAACGAGGAAGTTAGTACCGACTGGACTGGTCAGTGTATGAACGACTACCTCTCAGCAATTGACGATGCAGCTAACAATCTCCCATTTGTAGACAAAGACCGCTTAGGTGCTGTCGGTGCTTCATTTGGTGGCTTCTCTGTTTATTATCTTGCTGGTATTCATAACAAGCGCTTCAAGTGTTTCATCTCTCATGATGGTGCTTTCAATCTTGAGAGTATGTACACAGATACTGAGGAAGCTTGGTTTAGCAACTGGGAGTATGACGATGCTTATTGGAATAAGGACAAGAGCGAAGCTGCAAAGCGTACTTACGCAAACAGTCCTCATTTGAATGTTGATAAGTGGGATACACCAATCCTTTGTATCCACGGCGAGAAAGACTATCGTATTAATGCTAATCAGGGAATGGGTGCTTTCAATGCAGCTCGTCTGCGTGGCATTCCAGCTGAGTTACTTCTCTATCCTGATGAGAACCACTGGGTATTGAAACCACAAAACAGTGTTCTTTGGCAGCGTACATTCTTTAACTGGCTCGACCGCTGGCTGAAGAAGTAG
- the yidC gene encoding membrane protein insertase YidC translates to MDKRTITGFVLIALILFGFAWWQQPSAEQVAQQRAEFVKDSIASAKKAQTAKLAAEKQAQQKAAQATDTTALFHAALNGKAQDIILKNSKVELTLSTKGGVVKKAVIKNYIGHNIAVKDGSQDQKDVTLFSGDDQSLNFMLAAKNSNIETKDLIFTPSNVTDSTVTLTAVAGEGKTLTLNYTLGKDYLLNMSLQAEGMGGLFAPNYNQMDINWQERCKQQERGFTFENRYATLTYKKHDGGTDYLSETSEKEETTEDPMDWVAFKNQFFSAVMIAKDNFATGAKLKSTPLEKSSHYLKHYEANMKAGFDPTGKRPSEFEFYFGPNDFRLLQSVETESKFAKELDMERLVYLGWPLFRIINRWFTLYVFDWLSKVFPMGVVLILITLLLKLITFPMVKKSYMSSAKMRVLKPKLDEATKQFNKPEDQMQKQQAMMQKYSEYGVSPLSGCLPMLIQMPIWIAMFNFVPNAIQLRGQSFLWMHDLSTFDPIFSWDHDVWLVGDHISLTCILFCGANLLYTWFTMQQQKDQMVGQQADQMKMMQWMMFGMPLFFFFMFNDYSSGLNFYYFISLFFSAAIMWALRKTTNEEKLLAILEARREERKNNPKNNMGSGLFARMQALQELQKQQQEELRRKQDELNKKKKGL, encoded by the coding sequence ATGGATAAAAGAACTATCACAGGGTTTGTACTTATTGCCCTGATTCTCTTTGGTTTTGCTTGGTGGCAGCAGCCATCAGCTGAACAGGTAGCACAGCAGAGAGCTGAATTTGTAAAGGATTCTATTGCTTCAGCTAAGAAAGCACAGACTGCGAAACTTGCTGCTGAGAAGCAGGCACAGCAGAAAGCTGCGCAGGCTACTGATACAACAGCTCTATTCCATGCTGCTTTGAATGGTAAGGCGCAGGATATTATATTGAAGAATAGTAAGGTTGAGCTGACTTTGAGCACCAAGGGTGGTGTTGTAAAGAAGGCTGTTATCAAGAACTATATTGGTCATAATATAGCTGTTAAGGATGGTTCACAGGACCAGAAGGATGTTACTTTGTTTAGTGGTGACGACCAGAGCCTTAACTTTATGTTGGCTGCAAAGAATAGTAATATTGAAACAAAAGACCTTATCTTCACTCCTTCAAATGTGACAGATTCTACTGTTACGCTGACTGCTGTGGCAGGAGAGGGTAAGACACTTACCTTGAACTATACACTTGGTAAGGACTATTTGCTCAATATGTCTTTGCAGGCAGAGGGTATGGGTGGACTTTTCGCTCCAAATTATAACCAGATGGATATCAACTGGCAGGAGCGTTGTAAGCAGCAGGAACGTGGCTTCACATTTGAGAACCGCTATGCAACACTTACCTATAAGAAGCATGATGGGGGTACTGATTACTTGAGTGAGACATCTGAAAAGGAAGAGACAACAGAGGACCCAATGGACTGGGTAGCTTTCAAAAACCAGTTCTTCTCTGCTGTGATGATTGCAAAGGATAACTTTGCAACAGGTGCAAAGCTTAAGAGTACGCCACTTGAGAAGTCTTCTCATTACCTTAAGCACTATGAGGCTAACATGAAGGCTGGCTTTGATCCAACGGGTAAGCGTCCTTCTGAGTTTGAATTCTACTTTGGTCCTAACGACTTCCGTCTGCTTCAGTCTGTTGAAACAGAGAGTAAGTTTGCAAAAGAACTTGATATGGAACGCCTCGTATATCTTGGTTGGCCATTGTTCCGCATTATCAACCGTTGGTTTACTCTGTATGTATTCGATTGGTTGAGTAAGGTGTTCCCAATGGGAGTTGTATTGATTCTCATTACCTTATTATTAAAGCTTATTACCTTCCCAATGGTGAAGAAGAGCTATATGAGCTCTGCTAAGATGCGTGTATTGAAGCCAAAGTTGGATGAAGCAACGAAGCAATTCAATAAGCCAGAAGACCAGATGCAGAAGCAACAGGCTATGATGCAGAAGTATTCAGAGTATGGAGTGAGTCCTTTGTCAGGCTGTCTTCCTATGTTGATACAGATGCCAATCTGGATTGCGATGTTCAACTTCGTACCGAATGCTATTCAGCTTCGTGGTCAGAGCTTCCTTTGGATGCACGACCTCAGTACTTTCGATCCAATCTTCTCATGGGATCATGACGTTTGGCTCGTTGGTGATCATATCTCATTGACCTGTATCCTCTTCTGTGGTGCTAACTTGCTTTACACATGGTTTACCATGCAGCAGCAGAAAGACCAGATGGTTGGACAGCAGGCTGATCAGATGAAGATGATGCAGTGGATGATGTTTGGTATGCCATTGTTCTTCTTCTTCATGTTCAATGACTATTCATCAGGTCTGAACTTCTACTACTTTATATCTCTCTTCTTCTCAGCTGCTATCATGTGGGCATTGCGCAAGACAACCAATGAGGAGAAACTTCTCGCTATCCTTGAAGCACGTCGTGAAGAGCGAAAGAACAACCCTAAGAACAATATGGGAAGTGGACTCTTCGCTCGTATGCAGGCTTTACAGGAGTTACAGAAGCAGCAGCAAGAAGAACTTCGACGCAAGCAAGATGAGCTAAATAAGAAAAAGAAAGGTCTATAA